A section of the Acidobacteriota bacterium genome encodes:
- a CDS encoding HypC/HybG/HupF family hydrogenase formation chaperone, with protein MCLGVPGKILELEGAVAQVDFFGLQRQVRLDLVDQPVAVGDYVLNHAGYAIRRIPEEEIQETLELYELLLAAAEEEDMMAEDVRGEMAAGGEVPS; from the coding sequence ATGTGCCTAGGAGTGCCCGGCAAGATTCTCGAGCTCGAGGGGGCGGTGGCCCAGGTCGACTTCTTCGGCCTCCAGCGCCAAGTGCGGCTGGACCTGGTGGACCAGCCGGTGGCGGTGGGGGACTACGTCCTCAACCACGCCGGCTACGCCATCCGGAGGATTCCCGAGGAGGAGATCCAGGAGACCCTGGAGCTCTATGAGCTGCTGCTGGCGGCGGCGGAGGAGGAGGACATGATGGCGGAGGACGTGCGCGGGGAGATGGCCGCCGGCGGGGAGGTGCCGTCATGA
- the hypE gene encoding hydrogenase expression/formation protein HypE has protein sequence MTYSHPPLEEVIGLKHGAGGSAMRRLIEGVFTAGFAAPGDAAENPSIGLESLDDGAALPLGDGRWLVLTTDSHVIHPIFFPGGDIGRLAVSGTVNDLAMMGATEVLALTSAVIVEEGFRRADLERVQASVRDTCRQAGATVVTGDTKVMGKGELDGLVLNTTGVALTRRVVGNSGLRPGDRLLVTGTVGDHGLAVLAAREELGLEGDLRSDVAPINGLVRAALEAGGEAVVALKDPTRGGVASTLYELAGRSSVGIEVEEPAVPVSDPARAAAELLGIDPLHVANEGKAVLAVRAGAEDRVLEALRRHPLGQRAAVIGRCVAERPGSVILDTGIGRRLLAEPEGEPLPRIC, from the coding sequence ATGACCTACTCCCATCCGCCCCTGGAAGAAGTCATCGGCCTCAAGCACGGCGCCGGCGGCAGCGCCATGCGCCGGCTCATCGAGGGCGTCTTCACCGCCGGTTTCGCCGCGCCGGGCGACGCTGCCGAAAACCCCAGTATCGGCCTGGAGAGCCTGGACGATGGCGCCGCCCTGCCCCTGGGGGACGGCCGCTGGCTGGTACTCACCACCGACTCCCACGTCATCCATCCCATCTTCTTCCCCGGCGGCGACATCGGCCGCCTGGCGGTCTCCGGCACGGTCAACGACCTGGCCATGATGGGAGCGACGGAGGTGCTGGCCCTGACCTCGGCGGTGATCGTCGAGGAAGGCTTCCGCCGCGCCGACCTGGAGCGGGTCCAGGCCTCGGTGCGGGACACCTGCCGGCAGGCCGGGGCGACGGTGGTCACCGGCGACACCAAGGTCATGGGCAAGGGGGAGCTAGACGGCCTGGTGCTCAACACCACCGGCGTGGCTCTCACCCGGCGGGTGGTGGGCAACTCGGGCCTGCGCCCCGGCGACCGCCTGCTGGTCACCGGCACCGTCGGCGACCACGGCCTGGCGGTGCTGGCGGCGCGGGAGGAGCTGGGCCTGGAGGGCGATCTGCGCTCCGACGTGGCCCCCATCAACGGCCTGGTGCGGGCCGCCCTGGAGGCCGGTGGCGAGGCGGTGGTGGCGCTCAAGGATCCAACCCGCGGCGGCGTCGCCAGCACCCTCTACGAGCTGGCGGGACGCAGCTCCGTGGGCATCGAGGTGGAGGAGCCGGCGGTGCCGGTGAGCGACCCCGCCCGCGCCGCGGCGGAGCTGCTGGGTATCGACCCCCTGCACGTGGCCAACGAGGGCAAGGCGGTGCTGGCGGTGAGGGCCGGGGCCGAGGATCGGGTGCTGGAAGCCCTGCGCCGTCATCCCCTGGGCCAGCGCGCGGCGGTCATCGGCCGCTGCGTCGCCGAACGCCCGGGCTCGGTGATCCTCGATACGGGTATCGGCCGCCGGCTGCTCGCGGAGCCGGAAGGTGAGCCGCTGCCGAGGATTTGTTGA
- the hypB gene encoding hydrogenase nickel incorporation protein HypB, giving the protein MCETCGCGDPEVVPVELQESILANNDHRAQHNREHFQRDGVVAINLMGSPGCGKTALLEATARAFAGRFELAAMSGDLATERDAERLRAAGIPSVSITTGSACHLDARLVHEAMHQLEHQQPEVAQRSDFLFIENVGNLVCPAIYDLGQKANVVVLSVTEGEDKPLKYPVMFRKADLVVLSKIDLLPHLPGVNLENIIDNLARVMPDPDIVALSAFTGEGMQRWLNWLETHHLRPPSVEAPAVAQEDSP; this is encoded by the coding sequence ATGTGTGAGACCTGTGGCTGCGGCGACCCGGAAGTGGTGCCGGTGGAGCTCCAAGAGAGCATCCTGGCGAACAACGATCATCGGGCGCAGCACAATCGCGAGCACTTTCAGCGCGACGGCGTGGTGGCCATCAATCTCATGGGCTCCCCGGGCTGCGGTAAGACCGCCCTGCTGGAGGCCACCGCTCGTGCCTTCGCCGGCCGTTTCGAGCTGGCGGCGATGAGCGGCGACCTGGCCACCGAGCGCGACGCAGAGCGCCTGCGCGCCGCCGGCATCCCGTCGGTGTCCATCACCACCGGCTCCGCCTGCCATCTGGATGCCCGGCTGGTGCACGAGGCCATGCACCAGCTAGAGCATCAGCAACCGGAGGTGGCACAGCGCAGTGACTTCCTGTTCATCGAGAACGTCGGCAATCTCGTCTGCCCGGCCATCTACGACCTGGGGCAGAAGGCCAACGTGGTGGTCCTCTCGGTGACGGAAGGGGAGGACAAGCCGCTCAAGTATCCGGTGATGTTCCGCAAAGCGGATCTGGTGGTGTTGTCGAAGATCGACCTGCTCCCCCATCTGCCCGGGGTCAACCTCGAGAACATCATCGACAACCTGGCCCGGGTCATGCCCGACCCGGACATCGTCGCCCTCTCCGCCTTCACCGGCGAGGGCATGCAGCGTTGGCTCAACTGGCTGGAGACCCATCATCTCAGGCCGCCGTCCGTGGAGGCGCCGGCCGTTGCCCAGGAGGATTCCCCATGA
- a CDS encoding cytochrome c codes for MTAWLSACDNASDLPPRLRSERAQERGRALYLEQCAFCHGVAADGKGLRRQALSAQPQDFTNPAWRRRVTPEEIFDVIHNGRPGTSMPAWGFLRDEQIWDLTAYLLSVSPKADEEEP; via the coding sequence GTGACCGCTTGGCTGAGCGCCTGTGACAACGCCTCGGACCTGCCTCCACGGCTGCGTTCGGAGCGCGCCCAGGAGCGCGGCCGGGCGCTCTACCTGGAGCAGTGTGCCTTCTGCCACGGCGTCGCCGCCGACGGCAAGGGGCTGCGCCGCCAGGCCCTCTCGGCCCAGCCCCAGGACTTCACCAATCCCGCCTGGCGCCGGCGCGTCACCCCGGAGGAGATCTTCGACGTGATCCACAACGGTCGCCCCGGTACCTCCATGCCCGCCTGGGGCTTTCTGCGCGACGAGCAGATCTGGGATCTCACCGCCTACTTGCTCTCCGTCAGCCCGAAGGCCGACGAGGAGGAACCATGA
- the cybH gene encoding Ni/Fe-hydrogenase, b-type cytochrome subunit, producing the protein MSAPTATGPAGSVPLAPTPASAGRTAASATQARPALRRYYTWQLPVRITHWLIAISIVVLSATGFYIGNPFIVVPGEARYSFVMGTVKAVHSYFAIVFTLSVLSRILWMFLGNRYSRWDQFIPVSRERRKKLVETFTFYIFLHTKPPDTRGHNPLAGLAYSLVFVLYLTAIVTGLALYGMSAHVDSWMRIFGGLLPWLGGAQTARWIHHAVMWLLLGFAVHHVYSAWLMAAVEKTGTMDSIFSGYKFREPTPEDEEEEKS; encoded by the coding sequence ATGAGCGCTCCCACCGCTACCGGTCCCGCCGGCTCGGTGCCCCTGGCGCCGACGCCGGCCTCCGCCGGCCGGACCGCGGCTTCCGCCACCCAGGCTCGGCCAGCCCTGCGCCGCTACTACACCTGGCAGCTGCCGGTGCGCATCACCCACTGGCTCATCGCCATCTCCATCGTGGTGCTCTCGGCCACCGGCTTCTACATCGGCAACCCCTTCATCGTGGTTCCCGGCGAGGCGCGCTACAGCTTCGTCATGGGCACGGTGAAGGCGGTGCACTCCTACTTCGCCATCGTCTTCACCCTCTCGGTGCTCAGCCGCATTCTGTGGATGTTTCTGGGCAACCGCTACTCGCGCTGGGATCAATTCATCCCGGTGAGCCGAGAGCGGCGCAAAAAGCTGGTGGAGACCTTCACCTTCTACATATTCCTTCATACCAAGCCGCCGGACACCCGCGGTCACAACCCGCTGGCGGGGCTGGCCTACAGCCTGGTCTTCGTGCTCTATCTGACGGCCATCGTCACGGGCCTGGCGCTCTACGGCATGAGTGCCCACGTCGACTCGTGGATGCGCATCTTCGGCGGATTGCTGCCGTGGCTCGGCGGCGCCCAGACGGCGCGCTGGATTCACCACGCGGTGATGTGGCTGCTGCTGGGCTTTGCGGTGCATCACGTCTATAGCGCCTGGCTGATGGCGGCGGTGGAGAAGACCGGCACCATGGATTCCATCTTCTCCGGCTACAAATTCCGCGAGCCGACCCCGGAGGACGAGGAGGAGGAGAAATCTTGA
- the hypD gene encoding hydrogenase formation protein HypD, producing MSEAHLNDQRLDAAARRLQFRDPQRARALGRRIREVAEEIEAPTVTVMHVCGSHEQAIARFGLRSLLPEKVEVLMGPGCPVCVTDSPEVDEAVALALQGVHVATYGDMLRVPGSSRSLADAQAEGGKVHVVYSIAQAVTLARGLPASEELVFFASGFETTAVTTAAAILARDEELPANFSVLAAHKYIPPAMDLVAQMPGSRIDGYLAAGHAATITGWEVFEPVVERQGVPVVVAGFEPLDILAALLRVLELIRDGEATVENLYPRCVTREGNRNAQEQLWRVFRTSGGVWRGIAEIPSGNLILRDEWAPVDARTRFTIDLPALWARKVPGEAAGRASGEAARELAAQCICGDIMAGIAAPTDCPLFGQQCRPDSPVGACMVSSEGTCKIWQLYGGRPQVGAA from the coding sequence ATGAGCGAGGCCCATCTCAACGATCAGCGCCTCGACGCCGCCGCCCGCCGGCTGCAATTCCGCGATCCCCAGCGCGCCCGGGCCCTGGGGCGGCGCATCCGGGAAGTAGCGGAAGAGATCGAAGCTCCCACCGTTACTGTCATGCACGTCTGCGGCAGCCACGAGCAGGCCATCGCCCGCTTCGGCCTGCGTTCCCTGCTGCCGGAGAAAGTGGAGGTGCTCATGGGGCCCGGCTGCCCGGTGTGCGTCACCGACAGCCCGGAGGTGGACGAAGCGGTGGCCCTGGCCCTCCAGGGAGTCCACGTCGCCACCTACGGCGACATGCTGCGGGTTCCCGGTTCCTCCCGCTCCCTCGCCGACGCCCAGGCGGAGGGCGGCAAGGTGCACGTGGTCTACAGCATCGCCCAGGCGGTGACCCTGGCCCGTGGCCTGCCCGCCAGCGAGGAGCTGGTCTTCTTCGCTTCCGGCTTCGAGACCACTGCCGTCACCACCGCCGCGGCGATCCTCGCCCGGGACGAGGAGCTGCCGGCCAATTTCTCTGTCCTCGCGGCGCACAAATACATCCCGCCAGCCATGGATCTGGTGGCCCAGATGCCCGGCAGCCGCATCGATGGCTACCTGGCCGCCGGTCACGCCGCCACCATCACCGGCTGGGAGGTCTTCGAGCCGGTGGTGGAGCGCCAGGGAGTGCCGGTGGTGGTGGCGGGCTTCGAGCCCCTGGACATCCTCGCCGCCCTGCTGCGGGTGCTGGAGCTGATCCGCGACGGGGAGGCGACGGTCGAAAACCTTTACCCCCGCTGCGTCACCCGGGAGGGCAACCGCAACGCCCAGGAGCAGCTCTGGCGGGTCTTCCGCACCTCCGGCGGCGTCTGGCGGGGCATCGCCGAGATTCCCAGCGGCAACCTCATCCTGCGGGATGAATGGGCGCCGGTGGACGCCCGCACGCGCTTTACCATCGACTTGCCGGCGCTGTGGGCGCGGAAGGTCCCCGGGGAAGCTGCCGGCCGAGCCTCCGGGGAAGCCGCCCGGGAGCTGGCGGCCCAATGCATCTGCGGCGACATCATGGCCGGCATCGCCGCTCCCACCGACTGTCCCCTCTTCGGCCAGCAATGCCGTCCCGACAGCCCGGTAGGGGCCTGCATGGTCTCCAGCGAGGGGACCTGCAAGATCTGGCAGCTCTACGGCGGCCGGCCCCAGGTGGGTGCGGCATGA
- a CDS encoding hydrogenase maturation protease, translating to MSITLPAPQLLILGLGNVLCADDGLGVEAVLRLHRDYRLPEGVQALDGGTLGLSLLGYLAEAPRVILVDAVRTGDAPGAAVRLAGEEVAPAVRERLSVHQVGVSDLLDGLRLIDAYPQVMVLLGVVPARLDLGLERSPEVTAALPGLVRRVAAEAAALGFPLPPREEREGRAHDATSQDRPAPCSSEVPTVAWSAERDRLAERL from the coding sequence TTGAGCATCACCCTCCCCGCGCCGCAGCTGTTGATCCTCGGGCTGGGCAACGTGCTCTGCGCCGACGACGGCCTGGGCGTCGAAGCGGTGCTGCGGCTGCACCGGGACTATCGGTTGCCGGAGGGGGTGCAGGCCCTCGACGGCGGCACCCTGGGGCTCTCACTGCTGGGCTATCTGGCGGAGGCACCACGGGTGATCCTGGTGGACGCCGTGCGCACCGGCGACGCTCCCGGGGCGGCGGTACGCCTCGCCGGAGAGGAGGTGGCGCCGGCGGTGCGGGAGCGCCTCTCGGTGCACCAGGTCGGGGTGTCGGATCTCCTCGACGGCCTGCGGCTCATCGACGCCTATCCCCAGGTGATGGTGCTCCTGGGAGTGGTTCCCGCCCGCCTCGACCTGGGGCTGGAGCGGTCTCCCGAGGTGACGGCGGCCTTGCCCGGGCTGGTGCGGCGGGTGGCGGCGGAAGCGGCGGCTTTGGGGTTTCCTCTGCCGCCGCGGGAGGAGCGGGAAGGGAGAGCCCATGATGCTACGAGCCAAGATCGCCCAGCGCCGTGTTCTTCTGAGGTCCCTACTGTTGCTTGGAGCGCTGAGCGTGACCGCTTGGCTGAGCGCCTGTGA
- a CDS encoding hydrogenase maturation nickel metallochaperone HypA, producing the protein MHEYSIVQSLLDRVEEVAHTRGATSVHKLRVRIGELSGVEVPLLESAFDLFRKGSLCQAAELEVEAVAACWACPRCGKAVPRGQFLRCPDCGLPARLQAGDEIILDRIEMEVPDV; encoded by the coding sequence GTGCACGAGTACTCCATCGTTCAATCCCTCCTCGACCGCGTCGAGGAGGTGGCGCACACCCGGGGGGCGACCTCGGTGCACAAGCTGCGGGTGCGCATCGGAGAGCTCTCCGGGGTCGAGGTGCCGCTGTTGGAGTCTGCCTTCGACCTCTTCCGCAAGGGCAGCCTGTGCCAGGCCGCCGAGCTGGAGGTGGAGGCGGTGGCGGCCTGCTGGGCCTGCCCCCGCTGCGGCAAGGCGGTGCCCCGGGGGCAGTTTCTGCGCTGTCCGGATTGCGGCCTGCCGGCGCGCTTGCAGGCGGGGGACGAAATCATCTTGGATCGGATCGAAATGGAGGTACCGGATGTGTGA
- the hypF gene encoding carbamoyltransferase HypF: MTAVAPKLPRARRLGGTGELQGRRFVLRGAVQGVGFRPWVYRLAREEGLAGWVRNDTSGVTIEAFGSEEALERFTRRLQAPPPPSEVTSCRWRSVAAEQPAAEQPSGDPGDFVIVASAEGAAGLREGRRLSIPADLGTCPQCLDEAMASEDRRYRYPFTNCTHCGPRFTLATGVPYDRPLTTMSSFELCPQCRREYEDPEDRRFHAQPNACPQCGPRLWLTTADGAAVLCTDPLDRAGEELAAGRIVAVKGLGGFHLACDAASSPAVQRLRRRKGREAKPLAVMVPDLETARRYARLSEAEEALLASPQRPIVLVERREQKRGARPLAPEVAPDLSQVGLMLAYTPLHHLLLEAAAEQGCGPLVMTSGNGSGEPMIYRNDEALNRLASVADFFLLHDRDIAAPCDDSVARVVDGAPLLLRRSRGYVPRPITLRRPLARPVLACGGQLKNTFCIGVGDAAYLGPHVGDLESLEGLERLEESVAHLERLLQVRPEVTAVDLHPEYLSSRYGRSRPGRVVEVQHHHAHVVSALAEHGADGPALALAWDGVGYGPGGNGPGGTAWGGELLWADRHHCRRLATFRPLPLAGGDLAVREVWRLALALVDDAFDGSPPVERLAVLGKVPEAAWQVVGKMIRRRVHAPPAHGVGRLFDAVGALLFAHPEAAYEGQLAMMVESCADASEAGVYPWRLERGHEPWEIDLRPAVRQLVGELLAGTHRSLLAARFHNTLAAAGVHALHRAGEIAGELPVVLTGGCFQNALLTRRVRGALALHRALANHPVLVHSQVPAGDGGLALGQAVIADAFTRRRSCA; encoded by the coding sequence ATGACCGCCGTCGCTCCGAAGTTGCCGAGAGCCCGAAGGCTCGGTGGTACCGGCGAGCTCCAGGGGCGCCGCTTCGTCCTCCGAGGGGCGGTGCAGGGAGTGGGCTTTCGACCTTGGGTCTATCGTCTCGCCCGGGAGGAAGGCCTGGCGGGCTGGGTGCGCAACGACACTTCCGGAGTCACCATCGAGGCTTTCGGCAGCGAGGAGGCTTTGGAGCGTTTTACCCGCCGCTTGCAGGCCCCGCCGCCGCCCTCGGAGGTGACCTCCTGCCGCTGGCGCAGCGTAGCCGCCGAACAACCTGCGGCGGAGCAGCCTTCGGGAGATCCTGGAGATTTCGTCATCGTCGCCAGCGCCGAGGGGGCAGCAGGCCTCCGGGAAGGTCGCCGGCTGTCCATCCCCGCCGATCTGGGCACCTGCCCCCAATGCCTGGACGAGGCGATGGCCTCCGAGGATCGGCGCTACCGCTATCCCTTCACCAACTGCACCCACTGCGGGCCCCGCTTCACCCTCGCCACCGGCGTTCCCTACGACCGGCCGCTGACCACCATGAGCTCCTTCGAGCTCTGTCCCCAATGCCGCCGGGAGTACGAGGATCCGGAAGACCGCCGCTTCCACGCCCAGCCCAACGCTTGCCCGCAATGCGGCCCGCGGCTGTGGCTGACGACGGCGGACGGTGCCGCCGTCTTGTGCACCGATCCCTTGGACCGCGCCGGGGAGGAGCTGGCGGCGGGGCGCATCGTGGCGGTGAAGGGGTTGGGAGGCTTCCACCTTGCCTGCGACGCTGCGTCTTCGCCGGCGGTGCAGCGGCTGCGGCGACGCAAGGGCCGCGAGGCCAAGCCCCTGGCGGTGATGGTGCCGGACCTGGAGACCGCGCGGCGCTACGCCCGGCTGAGCGAGGCGGAGGAGGCGCTGCTGGCGTCCCCCCAGCGGCCCATCGTGTTGGTGGAGCGCCGAGAGCAGAAGAGAGGAGCACGGCCGCTGGCCCCGGAGGTAGCTCCCGATCTCTCCCAGGTAGGCTTGATGCTCGCCTACACGCCGCTCCATCATCTGCTCCTGGAGGCTGCTGCGGAGCAGGGCTGCGGCCCCCTGGTGATGACCTCCGGCAACGGCTCCGGCGAGCCGATGATTTACCGCAACGACGAGGCCCTGAATCGCCTGGCGTCGGTGGCGGATTTCTTCCTGCTCCACGATCGGGACATCGCCGCTCCCTGCGACGACTCGGTGGCGCGGGTGGTGGACGGAGCGCCCCTGCTGCTGCGGCGGTCCCGGGGTTACGTGCCGCGGCCCATCACCCTCCGCCGGCCTTTGGCCCGGCCGGTGCTGGCCTGTGGCGGCCAGCTCAAGAACACCTTCTGCATCGGCGTCGGCGACGCCGCCTACTTGGGGCCCCACGTGGGAGACCTGGAGTCCCTGGAGGGGCTGGAGCGTCTGGAGGAGTCGGTGGCGCACCTGGAGCGCCTGCTGCAGGTGCGCCCGGAGGTGACGGCGGTGGACCTCCACCCTGAGTATCTCTCCAGCCGCTATGGCCGCTCGCGGCCGGGGAGGGTGGTGGAGGTGCAGCATCACCACGCCCACGTGGTTAGCGCTCTGGCGGAGCATGGTGCGGACGGCCCGGCTTTGGCTCTCGCTTGGGACGGTGTCGGCTACGGCCCGGGCGGCAACGGCCCGGGCGGCACCGCCTGGGGCGGCGAGCTGCTGTGGGCGGACCGCCACCACTGCCGCCGCCTCGCTACCTTCCGGCCGCTGCCCCTGGCCGGCGGCGACCTGGCGGTGCGGGAGGTTTGGCGGCTGGCTCTGGCGCTGGTGGACGACGCCTTCGACGGCTCGCCGCCGGTGGAGCGTCTGGCGGTCTTGGGGAAGGTCCCCGAGGCTGCGTGGCAGGTGGTGGGCAAGATGATCCGCCGCCGGGTTCACGCGCCGCCGGCCCACGGCGTGGGCCGCCTCTTCGACGCCGTCGGCGCCCTCCTCTTCGCCCATCCCGAGGCTGCTTACGAAGGTCAGCTGGCGATGATGGTGGAGAGTTGCGCCGACGCCTCCGAGGCCGGCGTCTACCCCTGGCGGCTGGAGCGCGGCCACGAGCCGTGGGAGATCGACCTGCGGCCGGCGGTGCGCCAGCTGGTGGGCGAGCTGCTGGCGGGGACCCACCGGTCCCTCCTCGCCGCTCGCTTCCACAACACCCTTGCCGCCGCCGGAGTCCACGCCCTCCACCGGGCTGGGGAAATCGCCGGCGAGCTGCCGGTGGTGCTCACCGGCGGCTGTTTCCAGAACGCTCTGCTCACTCGACGCGTCCGCGGTGCTCTCGCCCTCCATCGGGCTCTCGCCAACCATCCCGTGCTGGTGCACTCCCAGGTGCCCGCCGGGGACGGCGGTTTGGCCCTGGGGCAAGCGGTGATCGCGGACGCCTTCACCAGGAGACGCTCATGTGCCTAG
- a CDS encoding sigma-70 family RNA polymerase sigma factor — translation MMDREEAEKLFLERLSWIEAVIRKTAQRRGVGLDEIEELRSRAFLHLIEEDYRVIREYRGKSRLSTYLATVIQRLFIDYCYRRHGRWRPSTEAQRLGDIAMSLETLVYRDGYSFGEARRIILTEVGSRVSGREIDETWLRLPARLSGRQFCELAVDQLPAASSSESRACLAELEKCRDQLLEHLQEILRQLSTEERVVLRLRFLKGLTVQSIGKMLEQDPRTLYRCCNRVLVRLRHCLTDAGLEWDQVKRLLGQPDLLLDLERDLRWPERLPATGASSDQRAQAR, via the coding sequence ATGATGGATCGTGAAGAAGCGGAAAAACTCTTCTTGGAACGCCTGTCTTGGATCGAAGCGGTGATCCGCAAGACCGCTCAGCGCCGTGGGGTGGGATTGGATGAGATCGAGGAGCTGCGTTCCCGCGCGTTCCTCCACCTCATCGAGGAGGACTACCGGGTGATCCGGGAGTACCGAGGCAAGAGCCGCCTGTCGACCTATCTAGCCACGGTGATTCAACGCCTGTTCATCGACTATTGCTATCGCCGCCACGGCCGCTGGCGGCCTTCGACCGAGGCGCAACGACTGGGAGACATAGCTATGAGCCTCGAGACTCTGGTCTATCGAGACGGCTATTCGTTCGGCGAAGCGCGAAGGATCATCCTCACCGAAGTCGGCTCACGAGTGTCTGGGCGAGAAATCGACGAAACCTGGCTCCGTCTGCCGGCCCGACTCTCCGGGCGCCAGTTCTGCGAGCTTGCCGTAGACCAGCTACCGGCCGCCAGCAGCTCAGAGTCACGAGCGTGTTTGGCGGAGTTAGAGAAATGTCGCGACCAATTGCTCGAGCACTTGCAGGAGATTCTGAGGCAGCTCAGCACCGAGGAGCGTGTCGTGCTCAGGCTTCGTTTTCTGAAGGGCCTGACCGTCCAGAGCATCGGCAAAATGCTAGAACAAGACCCCAGAACCCTATACCGGTGCTGTAACCGGGTGCTGGTACGTCTTCGCCATTGCTTGACCGACGCCGGCCTGGAGTGGGATCAAGTCAAGAGGCTCCTCGGCCAGCCGGATCTCCTTCTCGATCTCGAACGAGATCTCCGGTGGCCGGAACGACTGCCCGCCACCGGAGCCTCGTCGGACCAGCGAGCTCAAGCCCGCTAA